In Vicia villosa cultivar HV-30 ecotype Madison, WI linkage group LG7, Vvil1.0, whole genome shotgun sequence, the DNA window CATCATGATGTACATACTGCTAGAAGTTGGACGCTTGCTCTTTTGACGAAAAATAGCATTTCTTTTGGAAGTCCCTTGGATCCTAGGTGCCATATAATGTTTCCtgagtttaattttattttgtttgattctGTTAATATCTGATTCTTAATGGTGTTGTGCTATTGCTTATTCTACATGGCTATATTGATTCACATTTTGACCGTTTTCACGTATAAAAACTGTATGCAGGACAACTGCTGTCGGTGTCTGTGGTGGTTACGGAATCATGAGCACAAGTGATGGTGTGGTATATATGTGGGATTTGTCTAGAGGCTCCAAGCTTGATATTCTGCACCATTTCAAGGGTATGTCGCACTGAACACTAATACTAGAAGTAGCAGTAACATAATAAGTTACAATTATATCTCTCCTCTGCTTCCTATGTCATTGTTTCCTTATAATAATCAAAATGATTGTTTATCTATTACTGTTGTGTCATCTTGAGGATTCATATTTTGACATATGGTTTCAATAAATGTTTGATTTTTAGATGACACTATCACAAGTATTGTTTCGGATGATTTGGATTCAAATTCAAGTGTTGTGGGTGTCGCCGGGGAAGAAGGCCATCTGCTGCTTTATTTACATCGTGATCAGGACTCAACTGACTAGAGAAAATGACACTGTTgctttatatatgtatattaagTAGCTGGTTCATCTTTTCGATGCTTTCATTTGATCTTTCATGTTTTGAACATGTGTATTGAGAATGTTTTGAACCTCATTAAGTATAAGAAAATGGCAATAGCATAATCCATGGAGAGTATTTCCTTTGTCACATATTAAGTATCACATtagcaaaaaaaaatgttttaaaacaagtgttattttatgttttcaatgTAACATTAACTACCTTATTCCTATTTTATTTCCAAATTGATGTTATGTGTATCACTCCCAAGTCCACTGTATTCCACTGTTTTCCTGCTCATCATTGATATAGGCAGGTCATGATTTTGTTTTCCTGCTCATCATTGATATAGGCAGGTCATGATTTTGTTTTCCTGCTCATCATTGATATAGGCAGGTCATGATTTTGTTTTCCTGCTCATCATTGATATAGGCAGGTCATGATTTTGTTTACCTGCTCATCATTGATGAAAAGCATGCTCTGATTTGAATCAAACTTCAGGggctaattttaaataaaatgtggCAACCTTGATTCGAACACACGGGTCtttgtgatttgaatcacatacCAATGTTTGACAGAACTTTTGAGCATTATGCTGTTGGGGTCTTGGAGGATACAAGGTACTCATGGAAAGAAAGGATTTTGCCTTTTTAGTAGAGTTGGATAGAGAATTTACCTTAGTTTTGCATCTACTTgctacattaaaaaaaaaagactccTTTGGTCCATACTTACTGACTTGAATAACCTATGTTGATTTAGTGGATAGACTCTAATATCACTAAATTACAATTATAACTTTATAAACCAGTTAGTGAATTATGTCACAAAACAAATCCATACGATGGCAAATTAATTATCCTTTCAAACCTGAAATCCTAGTTGGAATTCAGCATCTCATACCTTTCTTTTCTAGCACAATATTTCTCATATCAAGCAAGAAAAACAGTACTGTTAAGTTTACCAAAGGAGGGTTGGTATGCTGTATGCATATCTTTTCATTACATTTAAATATTAGACAGTTGAAAAATGCATTGATTGTACAACAAAAGATTTAGCAGCTAACAAAATTCTAACAAGTAGAGACAAATAAAATTTTCACATGCAAAATATAAGACAAACAAAATGAACAATTACCAATTTGTCTCATAACAAATCAAAATGAATTTATTGATTTGTAATCACATAAACTTAGAAGTCATTAATTAGTTTTCCAAGGTTGAAGCGTactgaaattggatgaatactaTACTGTCAGTTCAATAAACAACACCAGCATTGATTCAATGGGGAGATAACTAACATTTCTTCACAAACACGATACCGAAAAAGTAATAGACACTGACAATCCAAATCTAGAACAATATGCAAAAAAATGTGAATAGTTAAGTTCACATATTGTCTTTTTCATAACCTAAATTGTTTTACTAAATTGATAATAAAATGATCCTAATCACCACATTAACACATAAAGTACTACGTACGTGATGATTAATGAAAATATTGTTTCAAGCAAAGACAACCTTAACAATTCTAGGCTTGGGAGAAGGCAATTTCAGAACAGTAACTCTGAGTATTCCTTCAAGTCTACTGGAATCTGCGAGTAGTAGCAGGGGGATTAATATTGATTTCACAGTTTCTTGCATGTATAACAATATTTGCGGTCATGAGAAGTCAGCTAGTGATGACGTTCCAGAGCGCGTTCGACACTTCATATGGGTAGTAATGCATGCATGCATGGTAGACTTCTCAcaaatatgaagaaaaagaagatggGGTTTGGGCATGGTATGTGTGATTATTGTGTAGATGTGGAGGAAACTCTCATTCATGTATTCATGTTTTACGGGACTGTTCGCTTGCCACAAATATTTGGCTTCAGTTAGTTTCTACAAGTAACAGGAACATTTTCTTTATGAGTACAGCTGAGCAGTGGTGTTACAATAATATCATGGATGCAACAGCTTGGGGAAGGAAAAGTGGATGGAAAGATATTTGGCAATTGTCTGTCATTGCATATTTATGTGGACGGTTTTATTCCGCCAGCTAATACCGTTCACCATATTAGCCAGATTAAAGTTATGATAGCTAATAAAAAAGTTATCATTCATGATCATGTCATGAAGTTAATTTGATGGATTCCGCCGATTCTAAACTATGTCAAAGTAAATACGGACGGAGCTTGCAAACCGAATTATGTTGCAGGATGTGGAGGTACTATTCGAGGTACTCTAGATACTTATTTAACAGTGTTTGAGGATTGTCCTCTGCAAGTTAGAGATTCGTATGAGGATAACCTTAAGGGGCATGCTACTCGGAGGCATTTTTTTTGTAGTTTCTTTCTTTTGCAGGCTTAGGCCCTCAtgcttaccaaaaaaaaaatcgaTGAAAACTTATGAATTTATCCTTTGTGTTTAGCTACTTAAGACCATACCCTCCATTCATACCAACAAAGCCTCTTCCAAACAAATATTATATTCTAAAATAAATCTTTTAAAACTTCTCAAAATTTTACTTGTGTTATGTTAACTCAACCCATGTGTGTAAAAACTAATAACTTCAAAGATATCTTGTTTCATTATAAATTTGAAGGTATGAAATGATCACACTATTTTCACATCTACAATATTCTTCTTCGACTTTTTGTTTACGATTATTTTcacactattttttaatttaactttgtcGGTGTACCAAAGCATAAAACTCGAATTGTCTAGTTCTTTTGCCTTTTCATattaatcatatttaaaatattattaataaaaattataaatatatttacatgacaatattttaaaaaataattatatttttcttattgTAAGGATGATTtatctaatttaaaaaaaaaaacaaatatttaaatgaataatttgTGAAGAAACCGTGTTCACTTTACAgatttaaataaaaagataaataaaatgaTGTGCTTGTAAAATAAAAGTTTTTTCACCGTTTGGGATTCCAGCAAAATGCATTAAACCCTAACCAAACCATTCTTTCTTCTCTCAATTTCTTGATTATTACATCTTGATGCGAATCAGAAACCGATTGGTAAAAATCAAGAATTTGTTGTGTACAAGGTAAAAAGCAACCCAACATCTCTGTActtgcttcttttttttcttccgtTTTTATGATACTTGttgttgtttcttttttaatttgttggtaatttgattttgatgatagTTAGGTTGAGGTGAATGGAAAATAAGAATGTGGATAATCTGTTCAATGAGTTTGCATATAAGGGAAGCAGTGAAGGGGAGCATCCAAAGAAAACGGTGTTTTTGTCTCCTTGTCTTTCTAGAAAGTGTGTTAAGAAGAGGAAATGTGAAGCAACTGAAAATTTGAAAATCCAAGATTCTTCTTATTTGGCACAAATCTATGAATATTTAGCTACAGTTGAAGAGATTACAAATAAGGCTAGTTTGTTACTTCAAAATGTCTCTGACTCCTCTAGAGGAGGGTATCAAGTTGAAGATAACTGTATGAAGGatattaatgattttttgaatCAATATGTATACCATAGTAGGAGTGTATCGATTTCAACAAAGCGTGAATCTGAATATAGAGCTATAGTCAAAGAGGCTAAAATTAAGTTTGAATCGATACTTGAAGATTTATCTAACTCCTTTCAACAAGCACCTAAAGTTGAAGAGGGTTCGTCTCCTGTTCCTCCTAAAATGAAATCCAAAAGTCGTGGTAAGAAAACTCAACCTTTTCTTAAGGCCGAGAGATATAAGGAAGCTTACAAAAGAAAAAGTCCGGAAAACAATTGGCTGCCTCCACGTTCTCATTGGAATCTCATTCAAGAGGATCATTTTCATGATCCATGGAGAGTCTTAGTTATTTGTATGCTATTAAACCGAACTACTGGTGCGCAGGtacgttcctttatgtttgttttgCTATTGTATCTTTCTGTTTTCTGATTTGCTTTACAAGGCTTAACTGCTATTGTTTGTTGATTTTTCTTTCTAAACTGTTTCTTAGTATTCCCTTAGACAGCATTTCTATAATGTCATTTTTGAAACTTTTTAGCTTTGGAACTTAAGTTCTTGCTTAGAAAGTTATGATTAAATTAGTCCAATGTTCATGTGATGTGATGCTGCTAATGTTATTGGAGGGAGTGTCAACGTCTCAATGATCGATCACATTTCAAGTGTGGAATTTTTTACTTTTGTTAAAACATCTTTTCTGCGGTGTGTGCTAATAActtttctgcttttgtattttaaGACGAGATAAGCTTATTTTGCAAAATGCAGACAAAAAAAGTTTTAGACGAGTTTTTCAAGTTATGTCCGGACGCCGAGTCTTGCATGCGAGTATCAAGAGATGAGATACAAGAGGTAATAAAGTCATTAGGTCTTCAAGGGAAAAGGTCGGCGATGCTGCAACGCCTTTCTTGTGAATACTTGTCCGAGAGTTGGACCCATGTAACTGAACTCCATAGTGTCGGCAAGTATGTTCTCTTTTATCATGTGTGGCTTTTATCGTTACGGTTGAGGTTTGAATAACATGTTGAATGCGATATTTTGATCAGGTATGCCGCGGATGCTTATGCTATATTTTGTACTGGAAAGTGGGATGAAGTTGAGCCAAATGATCATATGCTGAACAAATATTGGAAATTTCTTCGTAATTTGTGAATTTCACAAGattatatatttcatttatagctagttttttttgacaaaatggCAATATGGATGATCAAGTTATTCTATGTTTATTGCTCAAGTTTATGCAGTAGATAGCAATATGGTTCTGCAAATCTATTTGAGACCTTTTTGTAACTTTTTGAGCTATAAGAAATAGGACAGTGTCATTGTCTTTGTTTTTCAATTCACTCATTTCTCTATTCTTAAATTTTATTGAAGAAAGAAACACAGCtgcatttaaaatatatattgtctGAATTCAACTCAAGAGCAATTTATTAAATGATCTCTTACAATTTAATAAGATGTTTTGGATTTGAACTTAGTCTTAGACATACAAGAGTGTTAAATTCAAGCCAAGGGATTAGTCTTGCAATTGTGTGTAGAAAATATCTAATTCCTATCAAAAaagatatttaaaaattattttaatttttgaatttttgaatatgtGAGGTGTTGTCATTATAATAATCTTGAATTTAATGAAATTGATATGTATTTGTGAATTTGTGTTTTGTTAGTCATTTGAAATTTTTAAGTATCATCTTAGCAAgtcatattaattttaaaatgtgtattttgtaaatcattttaatttttaaatttatttttcattagtCAATTcagtttttataatttaaaaaagcaTTTATAGAATTgtttacaattttaatatatttagagaTTATAATGACAACACTTATGATACATTCATGAAAATAATCACTTTTCTCTTTTATTAATTTGAAGATCATGATTTACCATTTTtacaatttaagaaaaaaatggtTCTCTTTTACTAATTTGAAGATCATGATTTACCATTTTtacaatttaagaaaaaaataatcacttttctcttttaatatattttagattATTCACAATCGAATATTTTATATCTAATAAAAAAGGAAATAatctaaaatattataaaaaaattcaacaaataatctaaattgattgattttatttaatttttagtaTAGTTATATGAActaaaattataagaaaattttaaacgagttaaaaacaaaatatataaactaCAATTTAAAGggaatcttaaattaaaaattgattgaatttatctataaatttaaaataaaagttgttgtatttaaaagaataaaaattatatttaaaaaatatataaaattgaattatcaatcactaattaattaattgttaagagatagaatatttgatttcatactaattatttcctttttaattaaTACATTATCAATTTGTAAGGCAATtagtatatttttataattacatGTTTGATGTATCTAAGGGCTATTAATAGGCTGCTAAATTGGCTGCCATGTTAAATGCTGCCGAGGATCCATATTGGTATAGACTATAAGACTATCATAACTAATATTGTGACCTGACTACGACCAATTATTATTGAACATCATTATGATCGCATGTGATTGGGGTGACAAAACGAGTCATGCCTATTGGATATGCCATCATTTTTTTGTGCGACAGACCAGATTTTAGATTTGTATACCCTCTAATATGTCGTCCCGTTTTTTTTAGACTTTTGCGCGCGCGAACATTAACAtaaaaatttgcaatttttaggcttaaaatgtGCAATGCCAAGACGAAGGAACATGTGTTTGAGCAACATGGTGAAAAGAGACAAAGAATAGTTAAAGAAATCTAAAGCGTTTTAGGATTAGGGAGGTTTGAAATCCTATTATTATAAAGCATTTTTTTAGTCAAAACTTTAAATGGTGTGTCATGTAATGTGGTGTGCAGCTTCCGTTAGAGGAAATAGACACTAGAGAACAAAAATGTGGACAAAAATTTTAGAATGaccattttttaatgaaaaatttttAGAGATTAAAATTGAATATGGAATTATTTGTAGCGACGaacaaatatatttaaccctttaaaaatatattaagtcCCATTTTAATTTGCAaacaaattgtttaattttaaatataatttttatgaatatttattttataagaaaaaaatattttatattcaagTCTCCTCCCTACACCTCTTTTTAGTCACCACACCCTATTTTTTccattatttctaataaattaatactactttaatatttctattattcactaattaataaaaaatataataatatgattaactcttaaatttttaatattctaattaaattaattaaattaaaacattCACTATTCTCGATTAATTATTCCAtcgcaaaaaaataaataaattaaataaacacataATCATAAAACTCAccgaaaaattttaaataattatttaaaaataatagtaaaatatgTTAATACTATTCAAAACAAATTTATTTGGCTAAAATGAGGAGTTAATTTTTacttaatttcaaaataattttctactaaaattcaatcaaaaactactttttagattttattttttcatttttaagttAAGACGAGATCACTGACCACCATTGACTACTTGTACTTATTGATCCCCACTCCGTTATTATATGATCACTAATTTGACCATTGTCGACTACTGGTGATCGCAACTCCGAGCattatatgttgttaatattaggggtggcaaaacgggcaggGCTCGCGAGAAAAGTCTGTTTTgcccgcactttttcgcgggaCGGGACAGGGTTTTAGGCCTGCTCTCTTTAATGTGTCTGCCCCGCCCCGTGTTTTGGCGGGCTTTTGCGGACATgagctttttcatacaattttactattttaagaTCTAAAAGATTCAACGCTCGCGGGCTTTACCCAatccgccctcacttttttgcggggcgggactaggttttagacccgcactctcaaaTATGCCCGTCCCTCCCTgccccgtttttttgcgggcttttgcggagcgggcatgcccgtttgccacccctagttaatATGATCGTAATCACCCATCATCGActattattttaatcattataaaaaaataaagtttaaaaataagtaaattaatttaatatagttatttatccatatatattataattaatagattaaaaaTATCATTAGTTCAGCTTGATTGataattatgtaaaaaaaattggttGGGGAGTATCGATTTGAATTTGCaacattcatttttttaatagaatgtcttgatcattaaataattaaataaaaaaattaataattaaaaaatattaagaggCAATTACTTGGCGTAACTGAACTCTAACTAAGCTTGCATCTGACTTTAAGGTTTTCTAGAACCTAAGACTCTTAGATAGAGAGTTTCAAACCAAATGTGCAATTCCCCTCCCCCGACAATCCGAGTGGGGAACTAAACCAGCAGCGCTGCGAACACTTTCAACACAACGAGACCTGCCCCTATCCTATAtagtaaatttataaaaaatagtgttaaaaatatttattaagatGTCAAACTAATAAGTATGTAGtataaaactataaataaaaaGTGTTTGGattgaaatcaaaataaaaaatgaaaaaaattcttataaatccttcattaccttttttttttcttcttaattctGACCTTGCTACGCGTCAATAAATTTTCCACTAAATAATTTCTATTGATTAATTGCTATTATTTTAAACCAATATGTTAATTCTTAATAAAATTGAAATTCATActatataattctaattatttaattgttattatttttaaatccatatttttattaatttatactatttaatttcaattctcTTGCAGGTCTTTAAGACACTATTTGTAATCGAGTGCAACTTTTGTCAAGATGGAGAGAGGCCCAATGGCTTCATGCTAGCTATGCACCACAATTCAATTGACAAGGGACACTAAGTGGAATAAATCTTCGGTTGGTCGCTTCAAGTGACACTAAGATGGTCATGTTGTTGTAGTTCGAAAAAAATGGTTTTCGCCTAGTACAAATGTTGATAATGGTGAAGCTCTAAGTCTTATGGCATCCATTAAATGGATGCATGATCTCGAATATGACAAGTTGGATTTCGAATTGGATACTAAAAGTGTTGTAGACTGAATGAACACTCCAAAATCAAACGACTAAATCTCTTGCTAGTTTTCACAATTTTATCGATATACCAACATGTatccaaaatattatttttaatgatatgaTTTAAGCCTTTTCtcgtaaaaaaaattcaattccaaacaaaatgaatgagaaataacccaatcacaaaaaaataaatcCTAAATCATTAACAATACATCCTTCAAAACATAAATAAGGGTGAAAGAAAAATTTAAACCTCTACAAACAAAAAAGAATCCATAATAACATAAGCTCAAAACATGATCAAAATAAGAACATTCAAGAGTGGTTAGCCAATATTAAGTAATGTAAAATTAACCACCAAAAAGTGTTTACATCATAAAATCTAATTAGCATCCTCTACCTTAACACAAgataatcacaaaaaaaatataaagaagtcTGATCTGCATCCAGTCAGCAAAAGATAACCACCAAAAAGATATGAAATTGTATAATCAAGGAAGTTAATAAGATAATTCACCAGAACATATGCCTAATTTATGATAATTCACCACAAGATAACCAGCATAATATACTCCATGATCCCTGTATAAAAATCAAACATGTCTTTTAGAAGCAGTCCAAAAAATTAAATTAACCATTAATGCTAATAAACCACTCTTATTAAATacaattttcaataaaaagtcATACATACGTATATATAAACTTATGCTTCAGAGTCTCAAGAGGATTTGCTAAAGTTCCTTGAGGCTGCAAACCATTCAAACAAATAGAAATCTAATATATAATGTAAATGTagcaaacaaccaaatttaaaataaaataaaaatttaatataatctTTGTGTAAAAGTATCAGAGTGCAAGAATTAAAAACTCGTTGAAATTTAGTAAACAAACCTTCTTAAAATTCTCAACCAATGGTGACTTAGCTCCAATATTCATCTAAAATAGTCAGTCACCTTGTTAGAGATGAGTGTGTATCTaataatttcattttattataaataaaagatactccctccgttcctttttaagtgtcgttttagaagattttttttttcctatttaagtgtcgttttttaatttaatgttataatttgtcatttatacccttattttttcaataactccacctcaaaattttcaattagttattggaaaaagagagtgtatgattgaatttatttggaaagagaaaaataaataagggtataatagaaaaagtaactctaataatccactatcttggtggaagagctttttgctaaaacgacacttaaaaaggaacggagggagtagtaaATAATAAGTAGAGGGGTAAGGATCACAACACAAATACAATATTGAAAATAGTTGTTATCAGTCAAAATATCTTACAGCAAATGCAAATGGAAGGATATTTTAACTGCATTAAATCTAAATCCACATGAAAATGACATGAACAAAATGAATTTCATAAATCACATTCCACTTCTACAACTTTGTTTGTCATATTTGCTTACATAACCAAAGTATGAGAGTAAATACTATCTATTCTTTATTTCAATGTCTCACACCAATAATCATGTAAAGCTTTTTACTCTCCAAACTAACATTTCTATTTCATACAATATGACTAAGATATAATTATAAGAAGATAAATACTAAcaaacctctttttttttttgcaaaaacacAACTTCAAGTAATATTAAAAATGTCCGAGTAGGTAACAACTTCGTTCAAAATCTCACGCTAACAATCAAGTAAAATCTTCTAAATTATCAACTACATTTCAAACTATAGCATTTCTATAGAAAATTCCCAGTTCATAACAAACAATTGAATATACGTAATAAGAGTAATCATTGGATAGCTGAATAACAAACAAATTGAGTTTATAACAACAAATTCCCTATCTAATAGAAACTAATTAATGTCCACATTTGCATTGTAAACTTACCTCTATACTCTGATTGGCCTCGCGTTTCAACCTTTTTCGGTGACAACAGTCCAATATTTTAGCATGAGAGACAAATGGGAACTTGtcctaaatagaaaaaaaaatcatgcTTAACAAATTTCAcacataaataaatgaaaataaaaaaaatatataattacctGTTGAGACATATTCTGCCACAtttcaaaccctaatttctcaacttcAAGATAACTTTCCATCTCTTTGCCTCTGGCAAAGTTTTccctaaaaaagaaaattaataaatacatgcaggttttaagaaaataaaaaatggcGAAAGGCTTTTTAAAACATCAGTTGAGAATGAATATTACATAAAAATACGGTAAGGGGAACGCGGGTGATCGAAGAACTGAGGAGCTGGTGGTGGTTGGAGAATCCTATAATGGATTTTATTGGATTCACAATGATGCATATCAGCCAATGAAATAGCAACAGAAACTCCACATTTTTCACTGCAACAACATTTGTAAGAGCAAAAATCAATGATATGAATGGTTATAGCAACAGAAACTCCACATTTTTCACTGCAACAACATTTGTAAGAACAAAAATCAATGATATGAATGGTTATAGCAACAGAAACTCCACATTTTTCACTGCAACAACATTTGTAAGAACAAAAATCAATGATATGAATGGTTATAGCAACAGAAACTCCACATTTTTCACTGCAACAACATTTGTAAGAACAAAAATCAATGATATGAATGGTTATAGCAACAGAAACTCCACATTTTTCACTGCAACAACATTTGTAAGAACAAAAATCAATGATATGAATGGTTATAGCAACAACAGAAATAAGAGTTACCAGTTGAAAAAAGCACTTCCATCAGGACCATAAACCCTTTCTCTAACTCTTTTTCGTCCCATTGGAGATTACTGAACGCTGTCTGTTGTTGAGGAAACTGAACAAACTTTTTTATTTCCCAAATTGCCCTCTTAAACAATTTGATTTTCATTCTCAAAAAAGTGAGGCAACTTTTCCCGCTATGTGGTACAATGTGATGGGACGCTTGGGTTTCTTAATTTTTTCATTTCACACCAAATGTCGGTTTAACTAGAAATCTATTGGATAAGTTTTCTTAAGAGTCACATTATATGTCATTTTGTAAATACTATCGTTTTGATTTATAAATCTTCTTTCACTCTTTTACGAAGTATTATGTTTATTTCTACGTcatctttattatttattattataaaaaggaTAAGAGTCACATTATATGACATTTTGATTTATAAATCTTCTTTCACTCTTTAACGAAGTATTATGTTTATTTCTACGTCatctatattatttattattataaaaaggtTGAGATATACCgtctaaactattttttttttgctattcgcaccggtgtcgacccaccacaggtgggccactaatccggctcgtgcggagaggcatgcgcactggccaagcaagattgttccgcctgggaatcgaactcggtattccccgaGTACGTCCTTGGACGGGGCTCCTTGCCAATGGAGCTCAACCGCTTGGTTACCGTCTAAACTATTTTATACCGTCAatgcattatattttaatttataatatt includes these proteins:
- the LOC131616863 gene encoding methyl-CpG-binding domain protein 4-like protein, with the protein product MENKNVDNLFNEFAYKGSSEGEHPKKTVFLSPCLSRKCVKKRKCEATENLKIQDSSYLAQIYEYLATVEEITNKASLLLQNVSDSSRGGYQVEDNCMKDINDFLNQYVYHSRSVSISTKRESEYRAIVKEAKIKFESILEDLSNSFQQAPKVEEGSSPVPPKMKSKSRGKKTQPFLKAERYKEAYKRKSPENNWLPPRSHWNLIQEDHFHDPWRVLVICMLLNRTTGAQTKKVLDEFFKLCPDAESCMRVSRDEIQEVIKSLGLQGKRSAMLQRLSCEYLSESWTHVTELHSVGKYAADAYAIFCTGKWDEVEPNDHMLNKYWKFLRNL
- the LOC131616852 gene encoding uncharacterized protein LOC131616852, with product MGRKRVRERVYGPDGSAFFNCEKCGVSVAISLADMHHCESNKIHYRILQPPPAPQFFDHPRSPYRIFMENFARGKEMESYLEVEKLGFEMWQNMSQQDKFPFVSHAKILDCCHRKRLKREANQSIELSNDYSYYVYSIVCYELGIFYRNAIV